The segment AAAAATTTAAAGAATTCGTGAAAAAAAATAGTGACAAGACTCAAAAACAAATGGCCCAATTATGGGGGTGTGAGGCGACGCAACAGAATATTAGTTATGCTTGTCGAAAACTGGGTATAAGTCGAAAAAAAAAACTTATGGGTATCGAGAAAGAGATGAAGAAAAAAGACGAGAATTTCTTCAAAAACTAGAGGGAATAGAAAGGAGCAGAAAAGTTTATGTAGATGAAGCGGGATTTGATAATAGAGAGGATTACCCGTATGGCTACAGCCCGATAGGGGAAAGATGTTATGCACTCAAGTCCGGTAAAAGAAGAGAAAGAGTCAGTTGGCTATCAGCATTGAAAGAAGGTAAATTATTGGCTCCTTTAACCTTTGAGGGGTCATGTAATAAAGATTTATTTGAAACCTGGTTAAAGAATTGTTTGCTGCCAGTGCTAGAACCAGGAGACATTATTATTATTGATAATGCCAGCTTTCATCAAGGGGAATATATCAAAGAACTCGTCGAAGAAGCCGGATGTAAAATTTGGTATTTGCCCCCATATTCTCCCGACTTGAACAAGATTGAAAACTGGTGGGCTGTTTTAAAGACATGGATGAAACAGAGATTAAACGAATTTCAAACCGTCAGAGAATGCGTGGATGCTGCATTTAGAAATTGTCCTAACGTATGCGCGTAGCGCTATAA is part of the Planktothrix serta PCC 8927 genome and harbors:
- a CDS encoding IS630 family transposase (programmed frameshift); amino-acid sequence: MPAPYSYDLRSKAIAAVKRGEKKIEVSRFFKISRNTLDLWLKKERETGDYQASRQVGVGTQPKIQELEKFKEFVKKNSDKTQKQMAQLWGCEATQQNISYACRKLGISRKKTYGYRERDEEKRREFLQKLEGIERSRKVYVDEAGFDNREDYPYGYSPIGERCYALKSGKRRERVSWLSALKEGKLLAPLTFEGSCNKDLFETWLKNCLLPVLEPGDIIIIDNASFHQGEYIKELVEEAGCKIWYLPPYSPDLNKIENWWAVLKTWMKQRLNEFQTVRECVDAAFRNCPNVCA